The Symbiobacterium terraclitae genomic sequence GCCGGCGAAGTGCGCCATGTCCACCATCAGCAGGGCGCCGACCTCATCGGCGATCTCCCGGAACCGCTTGAAGTCCAGCACCCGCGGATAGGCCGAGTAGCCCGCCACGATGATCTTCGGCCGGTGCTGCCGGGCCAGCTCCGCCACCGCGTCCATGTTGACCCGCTCCGTCTCGGGGTCCAGGCCGTAGGGGACGAAGTTGTAGGTCCTGCCGCTGAAGTTCACCGGCGAACCGTGGGTCAGGTGGCCGCCCTGGGCGAGGTTCATGCCCAGCACCGTGTCGCCGGGCTGCAGGAAGGCGAAGTAGACCGCCGTGTTGGCGTTGGCCCCCGAGTGGGGCTGCACGTTGGCGTGCTCGGCGCCGAAGGCCGCCTTCAGCCGCTCCCGGGCGATGTTCTCCACGACGTCCACGTACTCGCAGCCGCCGTAGTACCGCTTGCCGGGGTAGCCCTCCGCGTACTTGTTGGTCAGCACGCTGCCCGCAGCTTCAAGCACCGCCGTTGGTACGAAGTTCTCGGATGCGATCAGCTCGATGTTCCGCTGCTGCCGCTGGACCTCCTGCTGGATCACCGCATACACTTCCGGGTCGTACCGCTTCAGCGCGTCCATAACCGTGAGCCGCCCCCTGCACCTATTTTTTTATGTTCCAATTGTCACTTCCGTATTTCGTCGCGACAAGCGTTTCTGCCTCTTTTTCTTCTGCCAATGTGAGGGATCCGCTGGTCAACCTCAGGCCGAGGGCACGGGCGAAGCCGGCCGTGAAGGCGTCCCGGGCCTCCGCGTAGCCGACCTCCCGCCCCAGGGCCTCGCGGAGCGTGGTCGCCTTGCTCCGGAACCGGGCCATCAGCCGCTCGGCCGGCGCGCCCTCGGGCAGGCGCATCAGGCGGAAGAGCAGCGGTACGTCCACGTCCAGCAGGATCGACCCGTGCTGCAGGATCACGCCGTCCCGGCGGGTCTGGGCCGACCCGGCCAGCTTCCGGCCGCCGACCTGCAGCTCGTAGGCCGAGGCCGTGTCGAAGCAGGCGGTGTGGAAGCCGCCGGGGTCCGCCCGGCGCGGGTCGCGCTCGCCGCCGGAGAGCTCAGCCGCCACGCCCAGCTCGGCCAGGCCGGCCAGCAGCCCCCGGGAGATCTCGCGGTAGGTCTCGATCACCCCGCCGGGGAGCAGCTCCTCCCGCACCACCACGGAATAGGTCAGCTCCATGTGGTGGAAGATCAGCCGGCCGCCGGTGGGACGCCGCACGTAGCCGTAGCCGCTGGCCCGCACCGCGTCCAGGTCGACCTCCTTCAGCATCGACTGGAAGTAGCCGATGGAGACCGCCGGCGGCGCCCAGCCGTAGAAGCGCAGGGTCGGCGGTACCTCGCCCCGGGCGTGGGCCCGGGCGATGGCCTCGTCGATCGCCATGTTCTCCGGCCCCGGCCGGTGGCCGGTGTCCAGCAGCCGCCAGTTCTTCTCCGCCAACGCCATAGACCACGTCTCCGTTTCAGGGGGATCCCCTTCCGTCATGCTACGCAGCGGGGGACCGCCGGGATGCGCCCGCAGGGGCAACCGGCCGTTCCGCATGGAAACGGGGTGGGGCGTGCACGACAGCACCCCCACCCCGAGTCCTGACCAGCCATGCCTGGTCCCCTCCCGGGCCGGGAGGGTTACCGGATCAGCACTGCTCCCGCTTGTAGCGCAGGTTCGGCCGCCGGGCAGCCAGCGCCTCGTCCAGCCGCCCCACCGGGGTCTTGTGGGGCGCCGCCTTCACGTGCTCCGGGTTGGACCGGGCCTCGTCGTGGATGCGGATCATCGCGTCGATGAACCGGTCGAGGGTCGCCTTGTCCTCGGTCTCGGTCGGCTCGATCATCAGCGCCTCCTCCACGATCAGCGGGAAGTAGATCGTGGGCGGGTGCACGCCCTCGTCCAGCAGCCGCTTGGCCACGTCCAACGTCTTCACGCCGGTCTCCTGCTTGAGGGTCCGGGCCGCGAGGACGCACTCGTGCATGCAGTAGCGGTCCACGAACACGTCGTAGTACTTCTTCAGGTGCGCCATCACGTA encodes the following:
- a CDS encoding lipoate--protein ligase family protein — encoded protein: MALAEKNWRLLDTGHRPGPENMAIDEAIARAHARGEVPPTLRFYGWAPPAVSIGYFQSMLKEVDLDAVRASGYGYVRRPTGGRLIFHHMELTYSVVVREELLPGGVIETYREISRGLLAGLAELGVAAELSGGERDPRRADPGGFHTACFDTASAYELQVGGRKLAGSAQTRRDGVILQHGSILLDVDVPLLFRLMRLPEGAPAERLMARFRSKATTLREALGREVGYAEARDAFTAGFARALGLRLTSGSLTLAEEKEAETLVATKYGSDNWNIKK